Genomic DNA from Chitinivibrionales bacterium:
ATTTTCTTTATTTTTTTTATGATCGTCTTTACCGGCTGCGGCTTGGTTTCGTCCTGCAAAAAGGAGGGAGTGAAGATGCCGTTGACGATCTTGTACTGCCGTTCCACCATCCAGTCGGTAACGCCCGGGGCGACCCTGACCGATTTTGACATGAAAAACAGGAAGGTCTCCTGTTTCGAGGTGTCGATCTCGCACGCCGGGTCTGAGGGAAATTCCATGAAGTCAAAAGTCTTCAGCGTCGAATCCCCCTTGACCACCTTGTCGATTTTTATGGTGAATACCCAGTAATAATAATTGACAAAGTCCCTCGTGAGATACTTGTCGGTCTTCTTTGCGGCCGAGATCTTGCCCAGAAAAATGCAAAGCGACGCGCCCACGACGTCGAAAAGCGGTTCGGTGGGATGGCTGCAGAAGGCGGGCGGGTCAAAAAGAAAAACACAGCACAGGATTGAAATGACAATACGGTTTTTGGCCATGGAAATTCTCCCTGTAAGTAGATCGAATGTGGTGCGAAGATGATTAAAAATACTTTTATTGACGAAGGGCCAGCGATAATTTTGATTGCAGCAGTCTATCGTGATGCAAGGGCCAAACTAAAAAGCCCCCGCTTGATCAGGACGGGGGCTTCGTCATCCGCCGGTTTTCAATGACATTATGGCAGCAGAATTTTCCTGCTTTCGATCATCCCGTTGCCGACCGCCAATTGCGCGACATACACACCCGCTCCGTTCCATGTTCCGCCGTTTTTGTAATTCCAGGTGAACGATATGCCCAAACCGAAATCAGCGAGGCAATGACCTTTGACATCGATAATCCGCAGCGTGCCCTGTTGAGGGCAAGAGAAAACCACGGAGTGCGGCGTCACCGTTACGTGAAAGCGGCCCGACAAGGCGGCGGCGTGCTGACGAACGGCCACGGGCGGGTCAAAGGTGCCGGTCAGTTCCACCTTTCCGGCGCCACGCGTAAACGTGATGCTGTCTCCGACCCTGATGCTCGGATCCGACACCATCGTGGAAAGGTTGACCAGCAATTTGGTGAAGGCCGGGTTCCATACCGCGCTGCCGAGCGCGCCGAACCCGTCGAGCCAGCTGTGGCCGTTTGACAAGGGGAAAATCGAATCGATGTTCAGGGCCGTGACCGTGACGTTGTTCACGGCCTTGTCGAACGAGAGCAGCACGTAATCGTCGTTGTCTATGCCTAACCCCTCGATGTTGTTGTCGCTCGCCACCGCGGAAACGAGCTTGGGAGGGACGGGCGGCACCATCTGGAACGACAGGTTGTCGAACCAGGCCGTTCCGCTGCTGCCGCCGGTGGCCGTGCATTCGAGATACACCTGTGCAGTCATGGCACTGGCGGGGGCGATAAGCGTATCAACAAGGCTTGTCCAGTCATGCGTTCCTGAAAGCTTGCCCACCGTATCGATTGAAAGGTAATTGGTAGGAACCTGGCTGTTGGTCGGGTTCTTTGAATTAAACCACAGCACCATGATCTGGGCCGTCGAAGTGATGACGGCATCGGTCTTGATCCAGCCCGAAACTATGTATGCAGCGCCCGGCATGATCGAGTCGGACACGGTCTGCCACACCGCGCGGGGAAAGGCGACGCCCGGCAGCACCATCTGCTCGCTGTGCGTGCCGCTCTGTGCCTGCGTGGTGACGATCGAGCGGCCGCCGCTGGTGGTCATCTGCCAGCCCAGGCTGTCGTTTTCAAAGCTTGGATTGAGCAGCAGGTTCTGGGCATACAGACTGAAGCAGGCGAAGAGCAGAAACGGTGAGCCGAGTTGGAAAAGGTTTTTTACCATGATTTCCCTCGGGAAAAGGTGTGAGCGAAAAATATCAGCTATGATGTTTAATTATACCACCCAGATATGCCATACGTCAAGGAAGAAAATTATTCGGCAGTGTCCTAATTTGAATTGTGCTAGGTAAGAAAATTGGGCTTCTATCGTTCAGGCCAAATTATTTTCTTGGCCATTTCACTAACTATATCAACCAGAATATCTTTAATCATATTTCCAGTTCCGTTCCCTATCTTCCTTAAAACTGTTTTAAATTTTACCGATTCGAGCATAGAGTGATCCGTGTCTTTAATTATTTCAGGAAGGGTTTTTTAATAATTTCTTTATCTGTTTCATCAATCCGTTCAGCATTAGAAGCTATCTCAATGGCAGTTTCGATCTTGATTTGCGTCCATTTAAAAGGATTGCCACAATTATGGCAGAAGGCAGGGCGAATGTATCCACTAGCAACGCCTATTCTATTTTCTCGAATTGGTTGATTGCGCTTATCACAATTATCCAATGCTGGACAGCCGCACTTTTCGCAGAATTTTTTATTATTGGCAGGATATTGGTTTTTGAGCGAATTTATTATGTGGCCGTTCTCGTATACTAAGGTTTCATCCCATTCAGGACCATTAGAATCAGAATACCTACTTTTTACTATGTTGAACACTGGCATTATTACGCCTCCTTCTTGTAGGTACTTTGAATCTGGATTTAAATGGCAGGTTGAGCAAAATTTTTCATCACCGAATAAAGCTCAATTACTTCTTGTAAACATCCTCCTTTTTCAAATACTCCGTCACGATCAGCGCCGAATCCAGGTTGCTTTTGTCCACTGCCACCGGCTCGCACAGAATCGCGGGCACGTCGATCTTCCCGTTGTTCACCTTGCCGTTGATCATGGCGACGGGCTGTCCGGTCGCCATGGCGAGCGCGGCCTGGATGGCGACGGCGCCGAGCTTGCGCGTGTTTTTGTACACGGTCATGCATTGCGTTCCCTGGATAATCCTCTGTGCCGCGGCGAGCTCCGCGTCCTGGCCCGTGACCGGCACCTTGCCGGCGAGGTGCTGCGCGGAAAGCGCGGCCACGCACGCGCCGGCAATGCCGTCGTTGGGCGCGAGCACGGCGTCGATCTTGTTTTTCCTCGCGGCGAGCGCGGCCGCCAACACCTTTTGCGCCTCATCCGGCCGCCAGTCCTTGATCCACTCGTCGGCCGCGACCGTTATGTCCTTTTTGTCAATGAGCGGCTGGAGGTATTTCATAGCGCCCTGCCTGAACAGCTTCGCGTTGTTGTCGTCCGGCGATCCGGACAGGACCACGTAGGTGCCGCGCG
This window encodes:
- a CDS encoding DUF2321 domain-containing protein; the protein is MPVFNIVKSRYSDSNGPEWDETLVYENGHIINSLKNQYPANNKKFCEKCGCPALDNCDKRNQPIRENRIGVASGYIRPAFCHNCGNPFKWTQIKIETAIEIASNAERIDETDKEIIKKPFLK
- a CDS encoding substrate-binding domain-containing protein, translated to MKKHSLFVMLGALVLCFGLAGCGGKEKQSAAVPKVGVSLPTQREERWVRDKVKMEQVCGEIGLDFTLSVADNDAAKQAAQCDSLIAAGAKVLVVAPQDAKASAAIVEKAHKAGVKVIAYDRMILDADVDLYVSFDNVKVGEQQGEYITKLVPRGTYVVLSGSPDDNNAKLFRQGAMKYLQPLIDKKDITVAADEWIKDWRPDEAQKVLAAALAARKNKIDAVLAPNDGIAGACVAALSAQHLAGKVPVTGQDAELAAAQRIIQGTQCMTVYKNTRKLGAVAIQAALAMATGQPVAMINGKVNNGKIDVPAILCEPVAVDKSNLDSALIVTEYLKKEDVYKK